A single Candidatus Methylacidithermus pantelleriae DNA region contains:
- a CDS encoding 6-pyruvoyl trahydropterin synthase family protein, which yields MKVILAKDFEFEAAQWLPSFPEGHHCRRIHGHSFRVTVAVSGPVDPVTGILYDHARISEAVEPLIALLDHRVLNEIAGLENPSMERLAAWFWERLFPQLPGLYEIVIQETSKTRCIYRGDT from the coding sequence TTGAAGGTCATCTTGGCAAAAGATTTTGAATTCGAAGCTGCTCAGTGGCTGCCCTCCTTCCCAGAAGGTCACCATTGCCGCCGGATTCACGGCCATAGCTTTCGCGTCACGGTAGCCGTGAGTGGTCCTGTTGACCCGGTAACGGGAATCCTCTACGATCACGCGCGCATTTCGGAGGCCGTAGAGCCTTTGATTGCATTACTGGACCACCGAGTCCTCAACGAGATTGCCGGTTTAGAAAATCCCAGCATGGAACGGCTTGCCGCCTGGTTTTGGGAGCGACTCTTTCCCCAACTCCCGGGATTGTACGAAATCGTCATCCAGGAAACCTCAAAAACCCGGTGCATCTATCGTGGTGACACCTAG
- a CDS encoding RNA polymerase sigma factor, with protein sequence MVDELLSRHRAACEEQTQDPQVAPPTEPSDRELVVRTKKGEPEAFDCLIQRYQRRLFNVIYGIVLNYQDADDVLLETLVKAYRNINRFREDSSFYTWIYRIAVNSAINWRRRAYTRPTVSLEADEEERPLPEELVDQRSGRESLRRLELEELQKKLNECLSRLSYAHRVVVTLFDLEGMSHGEIAQILGCSEGTVRSRLFYAHQQLKRCLQGYW encoded by the coding sequence ATGGTGGACGAACTTCTTTCTCGGCACCGGGCGGCTTGCGAGGAACAGACGCAGGACCCGCAGGTGGCTCCCCCTACGGAACCTTCGGATCGCGAACTTGTGGTGCGAACGAAAAAGGGAGAACCCGAAGCATTTGACTGTTTGATTCAGAGGTACCAGCGGCGACTTTTCAACGTCATTTATGGGATTGTGCTCAACTATCAAGATGCGGATGACGTTTTACTGGAAACACTTGTCAAAGCCTATCGAAACATCAATCGCTTCCGGGAGGATTCTTCCTTTTACACATGGATTTACCGGATCGCAGTCAATAGTGCGATTAACTGGAGGCGCCGGGCGTACACAAGGCCCACGGTAAGTCTTGAGGCAGATGAGGAAGAACGCCCGCTCCCTGAGGAGTTGGTGGATCAAAGGAGCGGTCGAGAGTCGCTGCGGCGATTGGAGCTTGAAGAACTACAAAAGAAATTGAACGAATGCTTGTCACGGTTGTCTTACGCTCATAGGGTGGTAGTGACCCTTTTCGATCTTGAGGGAATGAGCCATGGGGAGATCGCCCAAATTTTGGGCTGCTCGGAGGGTACGGTTCGCTCCCGGTTGTTTTATGCCCATCAACAACTAAAACGTTGTTTGCAAGGCTATTGGTAA
- a CDS encoding zinc-dependent alcohol dehydrogenase family protein yields MQAMVWNGGDQLEECRDWPCPEPGPGQILVQVTACGICRTDLHILEKDLPSPKLPLILGHQIVGTVVARGPGCRRFSLGDRVGIPWLAWSCEHCSYCRSGRENLCDNARFTGYTVDGGYAQYTVAHEAYCFTIPSQYTDVEAAPLLCAGLIGFRAYSMARDGNVLGFYGFGAAAHILVQLCHAEGKRVFAFVRPGDEAAKAFARSLGCAWAGDSTQSPPEPMDAALIFAPVGALVPRALEHLRKGGKVVCGGIHMTDIPSFPYRLLWDERTIQSVANLTRKDGEEFFARAAQIKIQTQVRTYPLEAANEAIREFRLGKIQGAAVLLPKKKH; encoded by the coding sequence ATGCAGGCCATGGTATGGAACGGTGGAGACCAGCTTGAGGAGTGCCGGGATTGGCCTTGCCCGGAGCCAGGTCCGGGGCAAATTCTCGTCCAGGTCACCGCTTGTGGGATCTGTCGAACCGATCTTCACATTCTCGAAAAGGATCTTCCGTCTCCGAAGCTTCCTCTCATCCTGGGGCACCAGATCGTCGGCACCGTTGTTGCCCGTGGGCCAGGGTGCCGGCGATTTAGTCTAGGAGACCGTGTAGGTATTCCTTGGCTGGCCTGGAGCTGTGAGCATTGCTCGTATTGTCGCTCTGGCCGAGAAAACCTTTGCGACAACGCCCGGTTTACCGGCTATACGGTCGATGGGGGATATGCTCAGTACACCGTTGCCCACGAAGCCTACTGCTTTACGATCCCTTCGCAGTACACAGACGTGGAAGCAGCTCCGCTTCTTTGCGCAGGTCTCATTGGATTTCGGGCTTACTCCATGGCCCGGGATGGAAATGTCCTGGGCTTCTATGGATTTGGTGCTGCCGCCCATATTCTGGTTCAGCTCTGTCATGCGGAAGGAAAACGCGTCTTTGCCTTTGTAAGACCGGGGGACGAAGCTGCCAAAGCTTTTGCACGAAGTCTTGGATGTGCGTGGGCCGGAGATTCCACCCAATCTCCCCCAGAGCCCATGGATGCCGCCCTGATCTTTGCGCCTGTCGGAGCTCTTGTGCCTAGGGCTCTTGAGCATCTTCGCAAAGGAGGAAAGGTGGTCTGCGGTGGGATCCATATGACCGATATCCCCTCCTTTCCGTACCGGCTCTTATGGGATGAAAGAACCATACAATCGGTTGCCAACCTCACCCGCAAGGACGGCGAGGAATTTTTTGCGCGTGCAGCGCAAATCAAAATTCAAACCCAAGTTCGCACGTACCCTTTGGAAGCTGCGAACGAAGCCATCAGGGAGTTCCGTTTGGGGAAAATCCAGGGGGCGGCAGTTCTTCTCCCCAAGAAGAAACATTGA
- a CDS encoding circularly permuted type 2 ATP-grasp protein — MSGYKTDWFVEAHDSMEAAFPKPLLRPEPRLLVSNLLGNYRPEKGWDECFDSSGEVRPPYRELLRRIGAGGPALLRRAELCLQQFLKDEGVTFAVPMSQEGQERIFPLDLLPRILTREEWGWIERGLQQRMTALNLFLADIYGQAQIIRDGVLPEWLVQSSLEYRLQMREISPPKRVYVAVLGSDLIRDQDGRWLVLEDNLRVPSGASYMLANRAALKRALPEVMAAYNPQPVEQYPQLLWQTLAELAPPGVTDPQIAVFTPGPANSAYFEHAWLARTMGVPLVEGQDLEVTGGTLWIRSFGAKRPVHVLYRRVNDEFLDPRAFRADSLLGVPGLFELYRCGKVNLLNAIGTGVADDKAIYPWIPKIVRYYLEQEPMLPNVPTYLCSEPSDLKFVLEHLDELVIKEVNQSGGHGMLIGPLASASERLLFREKIRAFPRRYIAQPTVWFSQAPCYLKGLLVPRRVDLRPFVLQGDRIRVVPGGLSRVALQEGSLVVNSCQGGGSKDTWVTSS, encoded by the coding sequence ATGTCCGGGTACAAAACGGATTGGTTTGTTGAGGCGCATGACTCAATGGAAGCCGCTTTCCCCAAGCCACTTCTCAGACCAGAGCCACGGTTGTTAGTTTCCAATCTTTTGGGTAACTACCGGCCCGAAAAAGGATGGGATGAATGCTTTGACTCATCGGGAGAAGTTCGCCCTCCCTACCGAGAACTCCTACGGCGCATTGGCGCGGGGGGTCCGGCGCTCCTGCGTCGTGCCGAGCTTTGCCTGCAACAATTTTTGAAGGATGAGGGAGTTACCTTTGCGGTCCCCATGTCCCAAGAAGGCCAGGAACGAATTTTTCCCCTGGATCTCCTTCCCCGAATTTTGACACGCGAAGAGTGGGGGTGGATCGAACGAGGTCTCCAGCAACGGATGACGGCCCTCAACCTCTTCCTTGCCGACATTTATGGGCAAGCTCAGATCATCCGCGATGGTGTTCTTCCAGAGTGGTTGGTCCAATCAAGCCTCGAGTACCGCCTGCAGATGAGAGAGATCTCCCCGCCCAAACGAGTGTACGTCGCCGTTTTGGGTTCCGATCTTATCCGCGACCAGGATGGCCGGTGGCTCGTTTTAGAAGATAACTTGCGAGTCCCCAGTGGTGCCTCCTATATGCTGGCCAATCGTGCGGCCCTCAAACGAGCTTTGCCAGAAGTTATGGCTGCTTATAACCCCCAGCCCGTGGAACAGTATCCCCAACTTTTGTGGCAAACTTTGGCTGAACTGGCTCCTCCTGGAGTGACGGATCCCCAGATAGCCGTGTTCACGCCCGGGCCAGCTAACTCCGCTTACTTTGAACATGCCTGGTTGGCACGCACGATGGGCGTGCCGCTTGTGGAGGGCCAGGACTTAGAAGTGACCGGAGGAACCCTTTGGATACGCTCTTTCGGAGCCAAGCGCCCTGTTCATGTCCTCTATCGCAGGGTGAACGACGAGTTTCTAGATCCAAGGGCCTTTCGGGCAGACTCGTTACTGGGTGTTCCAGGACTTTTTGAATTGTATCGCTGCGGAAAGGTGAACCTTCTCAATGCCATTGGAACGGGGGTGGCCGATGATAAGGCCATCTACCCGTGGATTCCCAAGATCGTCCGTTACTATCTCGAACAAGAGCCGATGCTCCCCAACGTTCCCACCTACCTCTGTTCAGAGCCTTCGGATCTAAAGTTTGTCCTGGAACACCTGGACGAACTGGTGATCAAAGAAGTCAACCAATCGGGTGGGCATGGTATGCTCATCGGACCCCTAGCCAGCGCGTCGGAGCGCCTGCTTTTTCGAGAAAAGATCCGTGCTTTCCCTCGCCGATATATTGCGCAACCAACCGTGTGGTTCTCTCAGGCCCCTTGCTACCTCAAAGGACTCCTGGTGCCTCGACGCGTTGACTTGCGTCCCTTTGTTTTGCAAGGTGACCGGATCCGGGTTGTACCAGGAGGTCTTTCTCGAGTAGCGCTCCAGGAGGGATCTCTAGTCGTCAATTCTTGCCAGGGAGGGGGGAGCAAAGACACCTGGGTAACAAGCTCGTAA
- a CDS encoding OmpA family protein, with translation MSEPLRLPDSEDHDPAKSWLTIARPATPRRWLVAFSWSGAGAWMLFLGLTAFLVTIAAYSFLGYRKMEQRTRSLAEDNLLLLRDNQRLRSEVDKLQSELAKAGSLLRTEEALLERTAQTLRSVQEREEKRGGALGLAQDQERSRAIAYGRALERAKKLQTWVSEKHLTGISVGVVQDKVRMTLAQELLFRSGETRPHAEGIRLLRELSAVVQPLENDEELWVVAHTDSLPPSSWAQPTFPSNWEVSSHRAASVARLLATEGHFPTGRLVALGCAEGRPVAPNDTPDGRKWNRRIVLWILRSPLSERP, from the coding sequence ATGAGCGAACCCTTGCGACTTCCCGATTCAGAGGACCACGATCCGGCAAAATCGTGGTTGACGATTGCCCGTCCGGCTACCCCTCGTCGATGGCTCGTTGCCTTTTCTTGGAGTGGAGCGGGAGCATGGATGCTTTTCCTTGGGCTTACTGCGTTTCTGGTAACAATAGCGGCATATTCTTTCCTGGGATACCGGAAAATGGAACAACGCACCCGCTCCCTTGCCGAAGACAACCTTTTGCTTCTTCGGGATAACCAACGCTTGCGATCCGAGGTGGACAAACTCCAGAGCGAACTAGCCAAAGCCGGGAGTCTTTTACGGACCGAAGAGGCCCTTCTCGAGCGGACAGCTCAGACGCTTCGTTCCGTGCAGGAACGGGAGGAAAAACGAGGGGGTGCACTCGGGCTTGCACAAGACCAGGAACGGAGCCGGGCTATTGCCTACGGGCGTGCCTTGGAACGAGCGAAAAAACTCCAAACTTGGGTAAGCGAAAAACATTTGACCGGAATTTCGGTCGGCGTCGTTCAGGACAAGGTACGTATGACGTTGGCACAGGAGCTTCTTTTTCGTTCAGGAGAAACCCGGCCCCATGCAGAAGGGATCCGATTGTTGAGAGAGCTATCGGCCGTGGTTCAACCCTTGGAAAACGATGAGGAACTCTGGGTGGTTGCTCATACCGATTCTCTTCCTCCTTCTTCCTGGGCCCAACCAACTTTCCCCAGTAACTGGGAGGTAAGTTCGCATCGAGCCGCTTCGGTGGCTCGACTCCTGGCGACGGAGGGCCATTTTCCCACTGGGCGACTGGTTGCTTTAGGCTGCGCAGAAGGTAGGCCGGTTGCACCCAACGACACACCCGACGGAAGAAAATGGAATCGAAGGATCGTCCTTTGGATCCTCCGTTCGCCCCTCTCGGAAAGGCCCTAA
- a CDS encoding RNA polymerase sigma factor has protein sequence MEISELDAVSLAEALRAGDEKAATLVLEAIYPLVLRIVRNHLPRRMEEEDLIQDVLLKVLTRIDQYRGVAPFHHWVSRIALSTCLDALRKEKRRPELRWSELTQDEKVVLEELVSPREYEGGPAHLAAARELAERLLEALSPQDRIIVRMMDMEGASTAEVAALLGWGISKVKVRASRARKKLRALLVKLGEEVDTQ, from the coding sequence ATGGAAATTTCAGAGCTGGATGCTGTCTCCCTTGCCGAGGCTCTGCGAGCAGGGGATGAGAAGGCGGCGACCCTTGTTTTGGAAGCCATTTATCCCTTGGTCTTACGAATTGTTCGCAATCATCTGCCGCGACGGATGGAGGAAGAGGATCTCATTCAGGACGTGCTTCTAAAGGTATTGACGCGCATTGACCAATATCGGGGTGTGGCGCCCTTCCATCATTGGGTTTCCAGAATTGCCCTCTCTACCTGTTTGGATGCTCTCCGGAAGGAAAAGAGAAGACCGGAACTACGGTGGTCGGAACTTACTCAAGACGAGAAGGTGGTGCTGGAGGAGTTGGTGAGTCCTAGGGAGTATGAGGGTGGGCCTGCGCATCTTGCCGCGGCCAGGGAGCTTGCCGAAAGGTTATTAGAGGCGCTGTCTCCGCAGGATCGGATTATAGTTCGAATGATGGATATGGAAGGCGCTTCCACAGCCGAGGTGGCTGCCCTTTTGGGATGGGGCATTTCAAAAGTAAAAGTTCGGGCTTCCCGAGCTCGAAAAAAGTTACGCGCGCTTTTGGTGAAGCTCGGAGAGGAGGTGGACACCCAATGA
- the rpsU gene encoding 30S ribosomal protein S21, whose product MTEVKLRKGESIDKALRRLKKKLDREGTLREARMRRSFEKPCDKRRRKSKEARLKA is encoded by the coding sequence ATGACAGAAGTTAAGCTTCGTAAAGGGGAATCGATCGATAAAGCGTTACGGAGACTTAAAAAGAAACTCGACCGAGAAGGTACCTTACGGGAAGCTCGCATGCGACGGAGTTTCGAAAAGCCTTGCGATAAAAGGCGACGCAAGTCGAAAGAGGCTCGGCTCAAGGCGTAA
- a CDS encoding DUF72 domain-containing protein, with the protein MKVTEFPGDLYLGTSGWSYSDWKDRYYKGLPSRDWLTEYAKHFPAVEVNATFYRAVSPGTFTSWNKTTPEEFAFAIKGSRRITHVQKLSCTPEAVLQEREGCRPLGTKLKAVLWQLPSSLHCDLEKLKAFACLLKEWKDVRHVLEFRHSSWHNQEVASILRHWQLANCQSHSGKWPFWEAVTTDCVYVRLHGSPETYVSAYTSAELTEWAYRICGWLAKKYEVHIYFDNTAHGIAWENARQLLELLTKSN; encoded by the coding sequence ATGAAGGTAACTGAGTTCCCAGGCGACCTTTATTTAGGAACGAGCGGATGGAGTTATTCTGATTGGAAAGACCGCTATTACAAAGGTTTACCTTCTCGAGATTGGCTAACCGAGTATGCAAAACATTTTCCCGCAGTCGAGGTCAATGCCACATTCTACCGAGCGGTATCCCCCGGAACCTTTACCAGCTGGAATAAGACTACCCCGGAAGAGTTTGCCTTTGCGATCAAAGGGTCTCGCCGAATTACACACGTTCAGAAACTTTCGTGCACACCGGAGGCAGTCTTGCAGGAGCGCGAGGGTTGCCGTCCCTTGGGGACAAAACTCAAAGCGGTCTTATGGCAATTACCCTCTTCTTTGCACTGTGATCTTGAGAAGCTGAAAGCCTTTGCTTGCCTTCTTAAGGAATGGAAAGACGTTCGACATGTCCTTGAGTTTCGGCACTCCTCATGGCACAACCAGGAAGTGGCGTCCATTTTGCGACACTGGCAATTGGCCAATTGCCAATCCCACTCAGGGAAGTGGCCCTTTTGGGAAGCGGTTACCACCGACTGCGTTTATGTGCGGCTCCACGGCAGTCCCGAGACCTACGTTTCTGCATATACGAGCGCAGAATTAACGGAATGGGCCTACAGGATTTGCGGCTGGCTTGCGAAGAAGTATGAGGTACACATTTATTTTGATAACACGGCCCATGGAATCGCTTGGGAAAATGCGCGACAACTCCTAGAACTTCTTACAAAAAGCAACTGA
- a CDS encoding alpha-E domain-containing protein codes for MTSSAPLPLRAAEMLYWLARYIERSRHTAQILFLAWQKGIDCGECGKTNGFCSWVHQALRVPLPKEAFDLVRCLQRLQWEPTEPLSLRTCLLQARANARELRFYLPGSLWRECSRLYDKWAFPKDPPNVVEIAGDLEEVFERTLWTEALLVDWISPGAELAELGIALERTGNLSAVLVAQWELGSESFDWPIVGSLPLEAAGLWEKYRLMEGPRVEGARVWKSFVGTPESKGSLCHSALGIQKAVVKLSAWACAGESHFEELGHRIRDIVDTENPRGPKEPNACVGWCVKIQALCNQIHQEVWEVLRKESHGFAPNSLDVLNQRA; via the coding sequence ATGACATCCAGCGCTCCCCTTCCTCTGCGAGCCGCGGAAATGCTTTATTGGCTTGCCCGCTACATCGAAAGATCCCGGCACACAGCCCAAATTCTTTTCCTTGCATGGCAAAAGGGCATCGACTGCGGAGAATGCGGGAAGACGAACGGGTTCTGCTCGTGGGTTCATCAGGCGCTGCGGGTTCCGTTGCCGAAGGAAGCTTTCGACCTGGTGAGGTGTCTTCAACGGCTCCAGTGGGAGCCAACGGAACCGCTTTCTTTACGAACTTGCCTGTTGCAGGCCCGAGCCAATGCTCGCGAGCTCCGTTTTTATCTTCCGGGCTCGCTGTGGAGGGAATGCAGCCGATTGTACGACAAGTGGGCGTTCCCAAAGGACCCTCCGAACGTGGTAGAAATAGCGGGCGACTTGGAAGAAGTTTTCGAAAGAACGCTTTGGACGGAAGCGTTGCTGGTTGACTGGATTTCTCCCGGAGCGGAATTGGCGGAACTTGGCATAGCTCTGGAGCGTACGGGCAATCTTTCAGCAGTTTTAGTGGCTCAATGGGAGCTGGGTTCGGAGTCGTTTGATTGGCCGATCGTTGGATCGCTACCTTTGGAAGCGGCGGGTTTGTGGGAGAAGTATCGACTGATGGAAGGACCTCGTGTGGAGGGCGCCAGAGTTTGGAAAAGTTTTGTAGGAACCCCTGAGTCAAAAGGCTCGCTTTGCCACAGTGCTCTAGGCATACAAAAGGCAGTTGTAAAGCTTTCCGCATGGGCTTGCGCTGGGGAATCCCACTTTGAAGAATTAGGCCATCGTATACGGGACATTGTAGATACCGAGAACCCAAGAGGACCAAAGGAACCCAATGCGTGCGTGGGATGGTGCGTAAAGATTCAAGCCCTGTGTAACCAGATCCACCAGGAGGTTTGGGAGGTTTTACGGAAAGAAAGTCATGGTTTTGCTCCAAACTCTTTGGATGTTTTAAACCAAAGAGCTTAG
- the lysS gene encoding lysine--tRNA ligase, with protein sequence MEPRLRRLDQWKSHGVDPFGQAFLDTLPSAQILSWEPRNQRVRLAGRIIAWRDMGKSVFAHLLDQSGKIQIYGNVQSLGEESYRLFKELELGDIVGIEGELFSTRTGEKTVRARSFRLLCKSLRPIPSLWYGLQDPELRSRHRYLDLIANPERREVFLLRSRLIRQLRRMLEDRGFIEVETPILHPVAGGATARPFVTHHTTLDLDLYLRIAPELYLKRLLVAGFEKIYELGRNFRNEGISRKHNPEFTMLEAYWAYADYRTMAKLVEELIVGLAQELLGKLQYSLRTLEDRLVEIDLTPPWEWKTYRQCIEEAAGSDWYLLSFEEQKKRALELGVETHGTTDPVDLSQKIFEKRVESQTYCPLFVSHLPAELVPLAKPNAQDPTVVDAFELIIGGMEIAPGYSELNDPLLQRKRMETRLEEGGTIDEDFLHALQYGMPPAGGIGIGIDRLVMVFSGVSSIREVIFFPTHRPKPFPL encoded by the coding sequence ATGGAACCAAGGCTCCGACGGCTCGACCAATGGAAAAGCCATGGGGTGGACCCTTTTGGCCAGGCTTTTTTGGATACGCTCCCCTCAGCGCAGATTCTCTCCTGGGAGCCGCGCAACCAACGAGTCCGCCTGGCGGGCCGAATCATTGCCTGGCGAGACATGGGCAAAAGTGTTTTTGCTCATCTTCTGGATCAAAGTGGCAAGATTCAAATCTACGGAAACGTTCAATCCCTTGGTGAGGAGAGTTATCGGTTATTCAAAGAGTTGGAGCTTGGAGATATTGTTGGAATCGAAGGGGAGCTTTTTTCTACCCGAACGGGTGAAAAAACGGTGCGGGCACGATCGTTTCGCTTGCTATGCAAATCGTTACGACCCATTCCGTCGCTCTGGTACGGTCTGCAGGATCCTGAACTTCGGAGTCGCCATCGTTACCTGGACCTTATTGCCAATCCAGAGCGACGCGAGGTTTTCCTTTTGCGAAGCCGTCTTATTCGGCAGTTGCGCCGGATGCTCGAAGACCGAGGATTCATAGAGGTCGAAACCCCGATTCTTCACCCGGTAGCCGGAGGGGCCACAGCGCGACCCTTCGTCACCCATCACACCACTCTGGATCTAGATCTTTATCTGCGAATCGCTCCAGAGCTTTACCTGAAACGGCTTTTGGTGGCCGGATTCGAAAAAATCTACGAGCTAGGCCGCAATTTTCGTAACGAGGGCATTTCGCGGAAACACAACCCCGAATTTACCATGCTCGAAGCTTATTGGGCCTACGCGGACTACCGTACGATGGCAAAGCTTGTCGAGGAGTTAATTGTTGGACTGGCCCAGGAGCTACTGGGCAAGCTGCAGTATTCCCTGCGAACCTTGGAGGATCGGCTGGTAGAAATCGACCTTACCCCTCCGTGGGAATGGAAGACATACCGGCAGTGCATCGAAGAGGCGGCCGGAAGCGACTGGTATCTTCTTTCTTTCGAAGAGCAAAAGAAGCGAGCCCTTGAACTAGGGGTCGAAACGCACGGGACCACCGATCCGGTCGACCTTTCCCAAAAAATTTTTGAAAAACGGGTGGAATCGCAGACGTATTGCCCGCTTTTTGTAAGCCATTTACCTGCCGAGCTTGTCCCCCTTGCCAAGCCCAACGCGCAAGACCCGACGGTTGTGGATGCTTTTGAGCTCATCATCGGAGGTATGGAAATTGCGCCTGGCTATTCGGAGCTTAACGATCCACTCTTGCAGCGAAAACGAATGGAAACGCGGCTGGAAGAGGGCGGAACCATCGATGAAGACTTTCTCCACGCTCTCCAATACGGCATGCCACCCGCAGGTGGGATCGGAATCGGAATTGACCGCCTCGTTATGGTGTTTTCAGGGGTCAGCTCCATCCGTGAGGTCATTTTTTTTCCTACCCATCGACCCAAACCCTTCCCACTCTGA
- a CDS encoding S1C family serine protease — protein MIPPSPFRVVGRLVVFLLGGCLLTCHDLVGQGLFESIEREVNRIFLTAREGVARVWARQGELTTVGTGFFVAHDGSLLTAWGVVGSSREVAVEIDGRRYAAQVVGGDRRSGVALVRAAAPQSRYKILAMGDSRCLQPGSPVVAVGYPLNLPAAPSFGLVAGMDTQFLNQFFPTTHLRTDVSVSPGQIGSPLLNDHCEVVGMVVMVADNRRITYALPSQALERIRDDLVSYGRVRYGWVGVEVEEAPGEMVEGKFARISRLIPGTPAASSGLQAGDILYELQGKPIHYPRDVVDPAFYARVGQRLSVAVLRGETLLRFSLPVVERPIASENGLLVAPSKERASEEVRNVNVSRP, from the coding sequence ATGATCCCACCGTCGCCTTTTAGGGTTGTCGGGCGATTGGTTGTTTTTCTTTTAGGCGGGTGTCTTCTGACCTGTCACGATCTTGTCGGGCAAGGGCTTTTCGAAAGTATTGAGCGCGAGGTCAATCGTATCTTTCTTACGGCCAGAGAGGGGGTAGCTCGCGTTTGGGCTCGCCAGGGCGAATTGACGACAGTCGGGACGGGGTTTTTTGTGGCTCATGATGGGAGTCTTCTTACGGCTTGGGGTGTCGTCGGATCTTCCCGGGAGGTTGCCGTGGAGATCGACGGGCGCCGGTATGCTGCTCAGGTGGTGGGGGGCGATCGGCGGAGTGGAGTGGCCCTGGTTCGGGCCGCTGCTCCGCAATCGCGGTACAAGATTCTGGCTATGGGTGATTCAAGGTGCCTACAGCCTGGGAGTCCTGTGGTTGCCGTCGGCTATCCCTTAAATCTTCCCGCAGCTCCCAGTTTTGGGCTTGTTGCAGGGATGGATACGCAGTTTCTTAACCAATTTTTCCCTACCACCCACCTTCGAACTGATGTGTCCGTCAGTCCGGGGCAGATTGGTTCTCCCTTGCTCAATGATCATTGCGAGGTCGTTGGCATGGTGGTCATGGTAGCAGATAACCGGCGGATTACCTATGCCCTGCCAAGTCAAGCTCTGGAGCGCATTCGGGACGATCTGGTCAGCTACGGTCGTGTTCGATACGGGTGGGTTGGCGTTGAGGTCGAGGAGGCCCCGGGCGAGATGGTGGAGGGAAAATTTGCCCGGATCAGCCGTCTAATTCCTGGGACGCCCGCGGCAAGCAGTGGCCTTCAGGCAGGTGATATCCTGTATGAGCTCCAAGGAAAACCCATTCATTATCCCAGGGACGTAGTAGATCCCGCTTTTTATGCTCGGGTAGGGCAGCGATTAAGCGTCGCCGTCTTGCGCGGTGAGACCCTGCTGCGCTTTTCTCTGCCTGTCGTAGAGAGGCCCATCGCTTCCGAAAATGGATTGCTTGTGGCTCCCTCTAAGGAACGGGCCTCTGAAGAGGTTCGTAATGTCAATGTCTCTAGGCCGTAG
- a CDS encoding host attachment protein, with translation MVPVMPKLNLIVVADLGYLNAYVVAYDPLTGKPRLELLETLALVEAHKRLRELLSDEAGRFPVISLHLTGAGATGERHNLELELKKRLVSVLAQAITEIVAEHNPKRWALAAPAEVLHRLREKLPQRVQASLAQTVEADLTKVKPSELLSYFQR, from the coding sequence ATGGTTCCAGTTATGCCCAAGCTCAATCTCATCGTTGTTGCCGATCTTGGCTACCTTAACGCTTACGTAGTAGCATACGATCCGCTTACAGGAAAGCCGAGACTTGAACTTTTAGAGACTCTTGCGCTGGTGGAAGCCCACAAGCGGCTACGAGAATTATTGAGCGACGAGGCGGGCCGTTTTCCTGTAATCAGCCTCCATCTGACCGGGGCCGGCGCAACCGGAGAGCGGCACAACTTGGAACTGGAACTCAAAAAGCGATTAGTTTCTGTGTTAGCCCAAGCCATCACCGAAATTGTGGCAGAGCACAATCCGAAACGATGGGCTCTGGCAGCACCGGCTGAAGTTTTACACCGGCTTCGGGAAAAGCTGCCCCAACGGGTGCAAGCAAGTTTGGCGCAAACAGTGGAGGCTGATTTAACAAAAGTGAAACCGTCAGAACTTTTAAGCTATTTTCAGAGGTAG
- a CDS encoding lysophospholipid acyltransferase family protein has protein sequence MAILVQGVAKTVVYDLHDPAGLIAHPPNSSLIFAFWHNRFFLLPYLYRQFLPGRKLAVLISHSNDGQYLSRLLTQFSVLPIRGSTSRKASSGFRAMVRLAQRGGWDLGIAPDGPRGPRYSIQKGILQLSQLTGLAIVPVTYHLTRKLELRSWDRFQVPLPFSYCRLCIGAPFSVPYDASEKELQVYQERLRVELGS, from the coding sequence ATGGCCATCCTTGTTCAGGGAGTGGCCAAAACCGTAGTCTATGACCTCCACGATCCTGCTGGGCTTATCGCCCATCCTCCGAACTCCTCGCTCATTTTTGCGTTCTGGCACAACCGCTTCTTTCTCCTACCGTATCTCTACCGGCAGTTCCTCCCAGGACGGAAGTTAGCTGTCCTTATAAGTCATAGCAATGACGGGCAGTATCTTTCACGGTTATTAACCCAGTTTTCTGTGTTGCCGATTCGCGGATCAACCTCCCGAAAGGCAAGCTCGGGTTTTCGGGCGATGGTTCGTTTGGCACAACGAGGAGGATGGGATTTGGGAATCGCCCCGGACGGACCGAGGGGGCCAAGATATAGCATCCAAAAAGGGATATTGCAACTAAGTCAGCTCACGGGCTTAGCGATTGTCCCGGTCACCTATCATCTTACCCGCAAACTCGAATTACGCAGCTGGGATCGGTTTCAGGTTCCCCTTCCCTTTTCGTATTGCCGTCTTTGCATTGGCGCGCCGTTTTCTGTTCCCTATGACGCCAGTGAAAAAGAACTCCAGGTCTATCAAGAGCGCTTGAGGGTAGAATTGGGAAGCTAG